One genomic segment of Aureimonas sp. AU20 includes these proteins:
- the pbpC gene encoding penicillin-binding protein 1C — translation MGLVMVAAIAGHAALERAVEARVAALREPETSRVVEARDGEILRAFAASDGRWRLEAEVGDVDPRFLAMLSAWEDKRFETHGGIDAQALARALLQSVWHGRAVSGGSTLTMQVARLLQRLPTRSVAAKGEQFLGALALERARTKPEILSLYLRLAPYGGNIEGVRAASLVWFGHEPRRLSAGEAALLVALPQAPERLRPDLHPERARAARDRVLARMAELGLLDAAEAERARREPTPTRRLDMPLLAAHAASEARARAIKPGGARGRLRLTIDAALQRRIEAYARDKMASSPKPQSLAILVADHTTGEILASLGSPDLFDEGRQGYVDLTKALRSPGSTLKPLIYGLAFERGVAHPESLIDDRPTAFAGYTPQNFDSEFTGVLTVRRALQLSRNLPAVELLAAVGPSRLVERMRRAGAEPELGSRTLPGLAIGLGGLGISLEDLVRIYAGLANGGVARPLRIEADAPPGGPAAAGRRILSEQAAWYVTSILAGAPTTAKGPPGTIAYKTGTSFGYRDAWTVGYDGRHVVGVWLGRPDGAPVAGLVGQDSAAPVMRDVFARIGPPVRLPGPPPGILSAAGSRALPPAMRRLRAGGPTALADAPEIVFPPRDARVELGLGPDAPASGESDLSLKVRNGKPPFAWYVDGHLALRGLYERQAAWRPSEPGFVEISVVDSTGAAASTRVFLQ, via the coding sequence ATGGGGCTGGTTATGGTCGCTGCCATTGCCGGCCATGCCGCCTTGGAGCGCGCGGTGGAGGCCCGCGTCGCGGCGCTGCGCGAGCCCGAAACGAGCCGGGTGGTGGAGGCGCGCGACGGCGAGATCCTGCGCGCCTTCGCGGCGAGCGACGGGCGCTGGCGGCTGGAGGCGGAGGTCGGCGATGTCGATCCGCGCTTTCTCGCCATGCTCTCCGCCTGGGAGGACAAGCGCTTCGAGACCCATGGCGGCATCGACGCGCAAGCGCTCGCCCGCGCGCTTTTGCAATCGGTGTGGCACGGGCGGGCCGTGTCCGGCGGATCGACGCTGACCATGCAGGTGGCGCGGCTTCTCCAGCGCCTGCCGACCCGCAGCGTGGCCGCCAAGGGCGAGCAGTTCCTGGGCGCGCTGGCGCTGGAGCGGGCGCGCACCAAGCCGGAAATCCTGTCGCTTTATCTGCGCCTCGCGCCCTATGGCGGCAATATCGAGGGCGTGCGCGCGGCGAGCCTCGTCTGGTTCGGCCACGAGCCCCGGCGCCTGTCCGCGGGCGAGGCCGCGCTGCTCGTCGCCCTGCCGCAGGCACCCGAGCGGCTGCGGCCGGACCTGCACCCAGAGCGTGCGCGCGCCGCGCGGGACCGCGTTCTCGCCCGCATGGCCGAGCTCGGCCTTCTCGACGCGGCGGAGGCCGAGCGCGCCCGGCGCGAGCCGACTCCTACCCGCCGCCTCGACATGCCCCTTCTGGCCGCGCACGCGGCAAGCGAGGCCCGCGCGCGGGCGATCAAGCCCGGCGGGGCGCGGGGGCGCCTGCGGCTCACCATCGACGCCGCGCTGCAAAGACGCATCGAGGCCTATGCGCGTGACAAGATGGCGAGCAGCCCCAAGCCGCAGAGCCTCGCCATTCTCGTCGCCGACCACACGACCGGCGAGATCCTCGCCTCGCTCGGCTCGCCCGATCTCTTCGACGAAGGCCGGCAGGGATATGTCGATCTCACCAAGGCGCTGCGCTCGCCGGGCTCGACGCTGAAGCCGCTGATCTACGGGCTCGCCTTCGAGCGCGGCGTCGCTCATCCCGAAAGCCTGATCGACGACCGGCCGACGGCGTTTGCCGGCTACACCCCGCAGAATTTCGACAGCGAGTTCACCGGCGTTCTCACCGTGCGCCGCGCCTTGCAGCTTTCGCGCAACCTGCCGGCGGTGGAGCTTCTGGCGGCCGTCGGCCCCTCGCGGCTGGTGGAGCGGATGCGCCGCGCCGGGGCGGAGCCCGAACTCGGCAGCCGCACCCTGCCGGGCCTCGCCATCGGCCTCGGCGGGCTCGGCATCTCGCTGGAAGACCTCGTGCGGATCTATGCCGGCCTCGCCAATGGCGGCGTTGCGCGCCCGCTGCGCATCGAGGCGGACGCGCCGCCGGGCGGTCCGGCCGCCGCCGGCCGCCGCATCCTGAGCGAGCAGGCGGCGTGGTACGTCACGTCGATCCTCGCCGGCGCGCCGACCACGGCCAAGGGGCCGCCGGGCACGATCGCCTACAAGACCGGCACCTCCTTCGGTTACCGCGACGCCTGGACCGTCGGCTATGACGGGCGCCATGTCGTGGGCGTCTGGCTCGGGCGACCGGACGGGGCGCCGGTGGCGGGCCTCGTGGGCCAGGATTCGGCCGCGCCCGTGATGCGCGACGTGTTTGCGCGTATCGGCCCGCCGGTTCGCCTGCCCGGGCCGCCGCCGGGCATTCTCTCCGCCGCCGGCTCGCGCGCCTTGCCGCCGGCCATGCGGCGGCTTCGCGCCGGCGGCCCGACGGCGCTCGCCGATGCGCCCGAGATCGTCTTCCCGCCGAGGGACGCGCGGGTGGAACTGGGGCTCGGGCCGGACGCCCCGGCCAGCGGAGAGAGCGATCTCAGCCTCAAGGTGCGCAACGGCAAGCCGCCCTTCGCCTGGTATGTCGACGGGCATCTGGCGCTGCGCGGTCTTTACGAGCGCCAAGCGGCCTGGCGCCCGAGCGAACCGGGCTTCGTGGAGATTTCGGTGGTCGATTCCACCGGCGCCGCCGCCTCGACGCGGGTGTTTCTCCAGTGA
- a CDS encoding alpha-2-macroglobulin family protein, which yields MARRENRFAGLLLAGLMALAPGAFSLTGAALAQEGERTIVPAPDADYYGHDYDILKDADQNLCETACLADNQCRAFTFNTAKGWCFLKAEVGELRAASGVVSGRIGTASASAAKASGDEALRERMAELVFLPKTRLDEARQFRLGLAEEERDAAVPAGEALWKAADAALAQRDFGAAIPLYREALRRDPESGRAWLGLALSALSFTSDDAQALDENTALRAPAAINAYLSAKDIRSKAAALDFLAQSMAAAEEWKDAIRTWRASLAIEERPDARKRLDAAVAEHGFRIVDNSVDNNAARPRICLNFSEPLSPAVTASETAGDFLSVEGGDTLPASASGSQICVDGVRHGARYRLVVRKGVPAASGETLAKSADVSVYVRDRDPSVRLSGNAYVLPAGGDATMPVTTVNTDVVEARLLRIGDRSLARTMGDSRFLGQMGSYEFDAVTQSDGEALWKGFVDVKRVANEEVVTAIPVAALLKERRPGVYVLAAKAANARSDEETLATQWFVVTDIGLTSFAGEDGFHVFARSLATAEPLPGAKLELVAVNNEILGTAETDPSGHARFAPGLLKGAGGDRPAVLMAAKPGDDPQGGDFSFLDMTAAPFDLTDRGVEGREPARAMDVFLTTERGIYRAGDIVHLTALVRDAGGEAVDDLDLTGILTRPDGVEDRRLALKANQAGGLAADLALPAGAMRGLWTVALFTDPKQPALARTSLRVEDFEPEKIDFDLALPEGPIDPAAPPPIDLAVRYLFGAPAAGLGVSGETVLSAVDGLDRYPGVQFGLADDKPTAVRLPFEAEPTGEDGAAKVSLEPFEAPATTKPMSATVQVRVTDAGGRPVERTATRPLAGTKPRIGLRPLFEGALGQGGEGGFEVVAVGPDGARVDLKAAQWVLNHISTDYTWYSSNGRWNYEPVRRVARVSSGALDLTADAPAKLSLPVDWGSYELVLTDPAGAALPASIAFSAGWSVSARALETPDILKIALDKPRYSVGDKAVVHIEPRFAGKAQVLVMDERVVAVTTADIPLGGGDVTLEVTRDWGPGAYVAAVLYRPMDIAAKQMPGRALGLAHASVEPGERALQVAIEAPERIAPRGPVGIDLQLAGVKPGESAFVTLAAVDAGILNVTGFAPPSPKTHYFGQRRLGVEIRDLYSRLIDRMQGAPGSVRSGGDAGASGVSLPPMDQLVALFSGVVPVGADGRAHVTLDVPDFNGTLKLMAIAWSKTGVGEDSTDLLVRDPIVAQVSRPLFLSPGDSSRIAIDLNHVEGPAGRVHLALAGGEGALRIAANASADLDLTEGGRARLLVPVEAIGPGEGALELALTTPDGTVLHKSFALPVRSIQPRTVRKSRFEIAAGGQLSLGSDLLTEFRPGTARATLAVTPLGGFDLAGVVAALDTYPYGCTEQLTSRALPLLYLDETVLAAGLAARPDEARAGETKTVRERVDGAIKSVLANQDSSGAFGLWAPGSGDLWLDAYVTDFLTRAREAGYDVPAEGFTLALDNLRNQLAYLPDQPDWSKAAYAYYVLARNGRAAIGDLRYTADNEAAGFKTPLSQAQLAGALALYGDRVRAEALFRTAVTQAAGGAGDAPSRSDYGTALRDGAAVTTLALETGVDGLDLAPLARKVGQERAAKRYTSTQEDVWSLLAAHAALTAAPPKLTVDGTPRDGVLARTLDEAALTPGLVIGNRGAAPVAASLTMAGVPSVPLPPMSSGYEITRSYYTLEGEEADPANIAQGSRLVAVVDVLPVDTAPARLMIDDPLPAGFAIDNPAILRGGDVAALDFLELSGEATHTEFRAERFLAAVDKPANDLKRLRFAYIVRALSPGEFVHPAATVEDMYRPERRGQTAEAHVSVIGPLR from the coding sequence ATGGCACGGCGCGAAAACCGATTCGCGGGTCTTTTGCTCGCGGGGCTTATGGCTCTCGCGCCGGGAGCCTTCTCCCTAACGGGCGCAGCGCTGGCGCAGGAGGGCGAACGGACGATCGTCCCCGCGCCCGACGCCGACTATTACGGGCACGACTACGACATCCTGAAGGATGCCGACCAGAATCTCTGCGAGACGGCCTGCCTCGCCGACAATCAATGCCGCGCCTTCACCTTCAACACCGCCAAGGGCTGGTGCTTTCTGAAGGCCGAGGTGGGCGAGCTGCGCGCGGCCTCCGGCGTCGTGTCGGGCCGCATCGGCACCGCCAGCGCCAGCGCGGCCAAGGCCAGCGGCGACGAAGCGCTGCGCGAGCGAATGGCGGAGCTTGTCTTCCTGCCCAAGACCCGCCTCGACGAGGCCCGCCAGTTTCGCCTTGGCCTTGCCGAAGAGGAGCGCGACGCCGCCGTTCCGGCGGGCGAGGCCCTGTGGAAGGCGGCGGACGCGGCGCTGGCGCAGCGGGATTTCGGCGCGGCGATCCCGCTGTATCGCGAGGCGCTGAGGCGCGACCCCGAGTCCGGCCGCGCCTGGCTCGGCCTCGCCCTGTCCGCCTTGTCCTTCACCTCCGACGATGCGCAGGCGCTGGACGAAAACACCGCCCTGCGCGCCCCGGCCGCGATCAACGCCTATCTCTCGGCCAAGGACATCAGGTCCAAGGCAGCGGCGCTGGACTTCCTGGCCCAATCCATGGCGGCGGCCGAGGAATGGAAGGACGCCATCCGCACCTGGCGCGCGAGCCTGGCGATCGAGGAGCGGCCCGACGCGCGCAAGCGGCTGGACGCTGCCGTCGCCGAACACGGATTCCGCATCGTCGACAACAGCGTCGACAACAACGCGGCGCGCCCGCGCATCTGCCTGAACTTCTCCGAGCCGCTGAGCCCCGCCGTCACCGCGTCCGAAACCGCCGGCGACTTCCTGTCGGTGGAGGGCGGCGACACGCTTCCCGCCAGCGCCAGCGGATCTCAGATCTGCGTCGACGGCGTGCGCCATGGCGCGCGCTACCGGCTGGTGGTGCGCAAGGGCGTTCCGGCCGCGAGTGGCGAGACGCTGGCGAAATCGGCCGATGTCTCGGTCTATGTGCGGGACCGCGATCCCTCGGTGCGCCTGTCCGGCAATGCCTATGTCCTGCCGGCGGGCGGCGATGCCACCATGCCCGTTACCACCGTCAACACCGACGTCGTGGAGGCGCGCCTGCTTCGCATCGGCGACCGGTCGCTGGCGCGCACGATGGGCGACAGTCGCTTTCTCGGCCAGATGGGTTCCTACGAGTTCGACGCCGTGACGCAGAGCGACGGCGAGGCTTTGTGGAAGGGCTTCGTGGACGTGAAGCGCGTGGCGAATGAGGAGGTCGTGACGGCCATTCCGGTCGCCGCTCTCCTGAAGGAGCGCCGGCCCGGCGTCTATGTTCTGGCGGCCAAGGCGGCCAACGCCCGCAGCGACGAGGAAACGCTGGCGACGCAATGGTTCGTCGTCACCGATATCGGCCTCACCAGCTTTGCCGGCGAGGACGGGTTCCACGTCTTCGCCCGCTCGCTGGCCACCGCCGAGCCCCTTCCCGGCGCCAAGCTCGAACTGGTGGCGGTCAACAACGAGATTCTAGGCACGGCGGAGACGGACCCCAGCGGCCATGCCCGCTTCGCGCCGGGCCTCCTTAAAGGCGCGGGTGGAGACCGGCCCGCCGTGCTGATGGCCGCCAAGCCGGGCGATGATCCGCAAGGCGGCGACTTCTCCTTCCTCGACATGACGGCGGCCCCGTTCGACCTCACCGATCGCGGCGTCGAGGGGCGCGAGCCCGCGCGCGCGATGGACGTGTTCCTGACCACCGAGCGCGGCATCTACCGCGCCGGGGACATTGTGCATCTGACGGCCCTGGTGCGCGACGCCGGGGGAGAGGCGGTGGACGATCTCGACCTCACCGGCATTCTCACCCGGCCGGACGGGGTGGAGGATCGGCGCCTGGCCCTCAAGGCCAATCAGGCCGGCGGTCTCGCCGCCGATCTCGCGCTTCCCGCCGGCGCCATGCGCGGGCTTTGGACGGTCGCCCTCTTCACCGACCCCAAGCAGCCCGCGCTCGCCCGCACCAGCCTTCGCGTCGAGGATTTCGAGCCGGAAAAGATCGACTTCGACCTCGCGCTGCCCGAAGGGCCGATCGACCCCGCCGCGCCGCCGCCGATCGATCTGGCCGTGCGCTACCTCTTCGGCGCGCCGGCGGCGGGCTTGGGCGTTTCCGGCGAAACGGTGCTGAGCGCCGTCGACGGGCTCGATCGCTATCCCGGCGTGCAGTTCGGCCTTGCGGACGACAAGCCCACCGCCGTTCGCCTGCCCTTCGAGGCCGAGCCGACCGGCGAGGACGGCGCCGCTAAGGTCTCGCTGGAGCCGTTCGAGGCGCCGGCCACCACCAAGCCGATGAGCGCCACGGTGCAGGTGCGCGTCACCGACGCCGGCGGGCGCCCTGTGGAGCGCACGGCGACCCGGCCCCTGGCAGGCACGAAGCCGCGCATCGGCCTGCGCCCGCTCTTCGAAGGCGCGCTCGGTCAGGGCGGCGAGGGCGGGTTCGAGGTTGTCGCGGTCGGCCCCGACGGCGCGCGGGTCGATCTCAAGGCCGCGCAATGGGTGCTGAACCACATCTCGACGGACTACACGTGGTATTCCTCCAACGGGCGCTGGAACTACGAGCCGGTGCGCCGTGTCGCGCGGGTCAGTAGCGGTGCGCTCGACCTGACGGCCGATGCGCCGGCCAAGCTTTCGCTCCCCGTCGACTGGGGCAGCTACGAGCTGGTGCTGACCGATCCCGCCGGGGCGGCGTTGCCCGCGAGCATCGCCTTTTCCGCCGGCTGGAGTGTCTCCGCGCGCGCGTTGGAAACGCCGGACATCCTGAAAATTGCACTCGACAAGCCGCGCTACAGCGTCGGCGACAAGGCCGTGGTGCATATCGAGCCGCGCTTTGCCGGCAAGGCGCAGGTGCTGGTGATGGACGAGCGCGTCGTCGCCGTGACCACCGCCGACATTCCGCTGGGCGGCGGCGACGTGACGTTGGAGGTGACGCGCGACTGGGGGCCGGGGGCCTATGTCGCGGCGGTGCTCTACCGGCCGATGGACATCGCCGCCAAGCAGATGCCCGGTCGCGCGCTGGGTCTTGCCCATGCGAGCGTGGAGCCGGGCGAGCGGGCGCTCCAAGTGGCGATCGAAGCGCCGGAGCGCATCGCGCCGCGCGGCCCGGTGGGGATCGATCTCCAGCTTGCCGGCGTGAAGCCGGGGGAGAGCGCCTTCGTCACGCTCGCGGCCGTCGATGCCGGCATTCTCAACGTTACCGGCTTCGCGCCGCCTTCGCCCAAGACCCATTATTTCGGCCAGCGCCGGCTCGGCGTCGAGATCCGCGATCTCTACAGCCGGTTGATCGACCGGATGCAGGGCGCACCGGGCTCGGTGCGTTCGGGCGGCGACGCGGGGGCGAGCGGCGTTTCCCTGCCGCCGATGGACCAGCTCGTGGCGCTGTTTTCCGGCGTCGTTCCCGTGGGGGCGGACGGGCGGGCCCATGTCACGCTGGATGTGCCCGACTTCAACGGCACGCTGAAGCTGATGGCGATCGCCTGGTCGAAGACCGGCGTCGGCGAGGACTCGACCGATCTCCTGGTCCGCGATCCCATCGTGGCGCAGGTCAGCCGGCCGCTGTTCCTCAGCCCCGGCGACAGTTCGCGCATCGCGATCGACCTCAACCATGTCGAAGGGCCGGCGGGCCGGGTGCATCTGGCGCTCGCCGGCGGCGAGGGCGCCTTGCGCATCGCGGCCAACGCCTCGGCCGATCTCGACCTCACCGAGGGCGGCCGCGCGCGGCTGCTCGTGCCGGTGGAGGCAATCGGGCCGGGCGAGGGCGCGCTCGAACTCGCCCTGACGACCCCGGACGGGACGGTGCTGCACAAGAGCTTCGCGCTGCCCGTGCGATCGATCCAGCCGCGCACCGTGCGCAAGAGCCGCTTCGAGATCGCCGCCGGGGGCCAGCTCTCGCTCGGCTCCGATCTCTTGACGGAGTTCCGGCCCGGCACGGCGCGCGCGACGCTGGCCGTCACGCCGCTTGGCGGGTTCGATCTGGCGGGCGTCGTCGCCGCGCTCGATACCTATCCCTATGGCTGCACGGAACAGCTCACCAGCCGCGCCCTGCCGCTCCTCTATCTCGACGAGACGGTGCTGGCCGCCGGGCTCGCCGCGCGGCCGGATGAAGCGCGCGCTGGCGAGACGAAGACGGTGCGCGAGCGCGTGGACGGCGCGATCAAGAGCGTTCTCGCCAACCAGGATTCCAGCGGCGCCTTCGGCCTCTGGGCACCGGGCAGCGGCGATCTCTGGCTCGACGCCTATGTCACGGACTTCCTCACCCGCGCGCGGGAGGCGGGCTACGACGTGCCGGCGGAGGGCTTCACGCTGGCGCTCGACAATCTGCGCAACCAGCTCGCCTACCTGCCGGACCAGCCGGACTGGAGCAAGGCGGCCTATGCCTATTACGTGCTGGCGCGCAACGGCCGCGCCGCGATCGGCGACCTGCGCTACACCGCCGACAACGAGGCGGCGGGCTTCAAGACGCCGCTCTCGCAGGCGCAGCTGGCCGGCGCGCTCGCCCTTTATGGCGACCGGGTGCGCGCCGAGGCGCTGTTCCGAACGGCGGTGACGCAGGCCGCGGGCGGCGCGGGCGATGCGCCGAGCCGGAGCGACTACGGCACCGCGCTGCGCGACGGCGCGGCCGTCACGACGCTGGCGCTCGAAACCGGGGTCGACGGGCTCGATCTCGCGCCGCTGGCGCGCAAGGTCGGGCAGGAGCGCGCGGCCAAGCGCTACACCTCGACGCAGGAAGACGTCTGGTCGCTGCTCGCCGCCCACGCCGCGCTGACCGCCGCACCGCCCAAGCTGACCGTTGACGGGACGCCGCGCGACGGCGTGCTCGCCCGCACGCTGGACGAGGCGGCGCTGACCCCCGGTCTCGTGATCGGCAACCGGGGCGCGGCGCCGGTCGCCGCCTCGCTGACCATGGCCGGCGTGCCGAGCGTGCCGCTGCCGCCGATGAGCTCAGGCTACGAGATCACCCGAAGCTACTACACGCTGGAAGGCGAGGAGGCCGACCCGGCCAACATCGCGCAAGGCTCGCGTCTGGTGGCGGTGGTCGACGTCTTGCCGGTCGATACCGCTCCGGCGCGGCTGATGATCGACGATCCGCTGCCGGCGGGCTTCGCCATCGACAATCCCGCCATCCTGCGCGGCGGGGACGTGGCGGCGCTGGACTTCCTCGAACTCTCCGGCGAGGCCACCCACACCGAGTTTCGTGCCGAGCGCTTTCTCGCGGCGGTGGACAAGCCGGCCAACGATCTGAAAAGGCTGCGCTTTGCCTATATCGTCCGGGCGCTGTCGCCCGGCGAGTTCGTGCACCCCGCCGCCACGGTGGAGGACATGTACCGGCCGGAGCGGCGCGGCCAGACGGCCGAGGCGCATGTCTCGGTGATCGGCCCGCTGCGGTGA
- a CDS encoding MDR family MFS transporter: protein MNADSTLRRRPLILAAVMASMAMIAIEATIVSTAMPQIAGQLGDLQLYAWVFSSFLLTQTATTVVFGKLADTFGRKPVLLFGIVVFLVGSILCGFAWSMTSLIAFRFVQGLGAGAIQPVGLTVIGDLYTMEERAKIQGFLASVWGVSSVVGPFAGGVIVEHLSWAWVFWINLPIGLLAFAGFTMFLKEDVARERRTVDGLGAGLFAVAVAALMVALTEAGTRDWSVAGGACLVFALSSVLFFAQERRAADPMMDMALWSRRSILTVNAATLFSGMSVIGLTTFLPMYVQGVLGQSALVAGFTLTAMVLGWPIGATLAARNFTRFGLRPTLLFGAVLLPIGALPFLILQPGMSPAVPALGSVVMGLGMGFLNTAAIVMIQGSVGWSERGAATASNVFARNLGSTLGASALGAVFSLSLLGGTGPAGGFEEIRRLLGETGALAADGAARLALGASLHLTFWGVFLIAAATLALALLVPRPVAAEARVAVEA, encoded by the coding sequence ATGAATGCCGACTCCACCCTCCGCCGCCGGCCCCTGATCCTGGCGGCCGTGATGGCCTCCATGGCCATGATCGCGATCGAGGCGACCATCGTCTCCACCGCCATGCCCCAGATCGCTGGCCAGCTCGGCGATCTCCAGCTCTATGCCTGGGTCTTCTCCTCTTTTCTCCTGACGCAAACCGCCACGACGGTGGTCTTCGGCAAGCTGGCCGACACGTTCGGCCGCAAGCCGGTGCTGCTTTTCGGCATCGTGGTGTTTCTGGTCGGCTCCATCCTCTGCGGTTTCGCCTGGTCGATGACGAGCCTGATCGCCTTCCGCTTCGTTCAGGGGCTGGGCGCGGGCGCCATCCAACCCGTTGGCCTCACCGTGATCGGCGATCTCTACACGATGGAGGAGCGCGCCAAGATCCAGGGCTTTCTCGCCAGCGTCTGGGGCGTGTCCTCCGTGGTCGGCCCCTTCGCCGGCGGGGTGATCGTGGAGCATCTCAGCTGGGCCTGGGTGTTCTGGATCAACCTGCCGATCGGCCTTCTCGCCTTCGCCGGCTTCACGATGTTCCTGAAGGAGGACGTGGCGCGCGAGCGCCGGACGGTGGACGGCCTGGGAGCCGGGCTCTTCGCCGTCGCCGTCGCCGCGCTCATGGTCGCCCTGACCGAGGCGGGCACGCGGGACTGGTCGGTGGCGGGGGGCGCCTGCCTCGTCTTCGCGCTTTCCTCCGTGCTCTTCTTCGCGCAGGAACGGCGCGCCGCCGACCCGATGATGGACATGGCGCTCTGGTCGCGCCGCTCGATCCTGACCGTCAACGCCGCGACGCTGTTCAGCGGCATGTCGGTGATCGGCCTCACCACCTTTCTGCCCATGTATGTGCAGGGCGTGCTCGGCCAGTCCGCCCTGGTAGCGGGCTTCACGCTGACGGCCATGGTGCTGGGCTGGCCGATCGGCGCGACGCTGGCGGCGCGCAACTTCACGCGCTTCGGCCTGCGGCCGACGCTGCTCTTCGGCGCCGTTCTCCTGCCCATCGGCGCTTTGCCATTCCTGATCCTGCAGCCCGGCATGTCGCCCGCCGTGCCGGCGCTGGGCTCGGTGGTGATGGGGCTTGGCATGGGCTTTCTCAACACGGCGGCGATCGTGATGATCCAGGGCAGCGTCGGCTGGAGCGAGCGGGGCGCGGCCACCGCCTCCAACGTCTTCGCCCGCAATCTCGGCTCGACGCTGGGCGCCAGCGCGCTGGGCGCCGTGTTCAGCCTGTCGCTGCTGGGCGGGACGGGGCCTGCCGGCGGCTTCGAGGAAATCCGGCGCCTGCTCGGCGAGACCGGGGCTCTCGCCGCCGACGGGGCCGCGCGTCTGGCGCTCGGCGCCTCGCTGCATCTCACCTTCTGGGGCGTGTTCCTGATCGCCGCCGCGACGCTCGCCCTGGCGCTTCTCGTGCCCCGGCCGGTCGCGGCCGAGGCGCGGGTGGCGGTGGAAGCCTGA
- a CDS encoding LysR family transcriptional regulator codes for MSQSEPGWDDQRAFLAVVDTGSLSAAARALGLTQPTVRRRVEDLERSIGQPLFARGVNGLAPTEHARALAEHVRRMGFASQAFGRAASEKAGSVAGSVRLSVPDFVGVEVLPPMLGALSKRHPDLDVELVLSNASADLLHQEADIAVRMHPPRQDALVMRHVGRIPVGFFAAPAYVEARGLPQSMKDLEGHRLIGPDRSPAELAVVDALLTREGVAARFALRTDNHPAQLAAVRAGLGIGVAQVPIGQRDLVRVLPDVVVYELDTWIVAHEDLRRSARIDAVFTHLVAAFGAYCAGSRV; via the coding sequence ATGAGCCAATCCGAACCCGGCTGGGACGACCAGCGCGCCTTTCTCGCCGTGGTGGACACGGGCAGCCTTTCGGCGGCAGCCCGCGCGCTGGGTCTCACCCAGCCGACGGTTCGGCGGCGCGTGGAAGATCTCGAACGATCGATCGGCCAGCCGCTCTTCGCGCGGGGCGTGAACGGCCTTGCGCCGACCGAGCACGCGCGGGCGCTGGCCGAGCATGTCCGGCGCATGGGTTTCGCCTCGCAAGCCTTCGGCCGGGCCGCGTCGGAGAAGGCGGGGTCGGTTGCCGGGTCGGTGCGCCTCAGCGTTCCAGACTTCGTCGGCGTCGAAGTGCTGCCGCCCATGCTGGGCGCGCTGAGCAAGCGCCATCCCGATCTCGACGTCGAGCTGGTTCTGAGCAACGCCTCGGCCGACCTCCTGCATCAGGAAGCCGATATCGCTGTGCGCATGCATCCGCCCCGGCAGGATGCGCTGGTGATGCGCCATGTCGGGCGCATTCCGGTCGGGTTCTTCGCCGCGCCGGCCTATGTCGAGGCGCGGGGCCTGCCGCAGAGCATGAAGGATCTGGAGGGGCATCGGCTGATCGGCCCCGATCGCTCGCCGGCTGAACTCGCGGTGGTGGACGCCCTTTTGACCCGTGAGGGCGTGGCGGCCCGCTTCGCGCTTCGAACCGACAACCACCCCGCGCAACTCGCCGCCGTCCGCGCCGGCCTCGGCATCGGCGTCGCCCAGGTTCCGATCGGCCAGCGCGATCTCGTCCGAGTGCTGCCGGATGTCGTGGTCTACGAGCTCGACACCTGGATCGTGGCGCACGAGGACCTCAGGCGAAGCGCCCGCATCGACGCCGTGTTCACCCATCTCGTTGCGGCCTTTGGCGCCTATTGTGCGGGATCAAGGGTGTAA
- a CDS encoding NAD(P)H-binding protein, with amino-acid sequence MSKTILVLGATGGIGGALAREALTRGWTVRALVRDPAKAARDWQGSPAPEWVRGDAMVRADVVGAAGGVAAIVHAVNPPGYRNWSQLVLPMIDNTIAAARAAGGARIVLPGTIYNYDAASTPIVDERTPQQSKGRKGRIRTEMERRLADAAPDVPSLVVRAGDFFGPGAQQTWFAQALAKPPLERIVSPGRAGVGHGWAYLPDLAEAMVRLMDLPAGALAPAERVQFGGVWDGDGSGMISAIRRAAGRPDLPVKRFPWWLMRLLAPFGGFPREVVEVSGFWRHPVRLDNARLVTLLGEEPHTPLDTAVAAALQDMRP; translated from the coding sequence ATGAGCAAGACAATTCTCGTTCTCGGCGCGACGGGCGGCATCGGCGGTGCTCTGGCGCGCGAAGCCTTGACGCGCGGCTGGACGGTGCGCGCGCTGGTGCGCGATCCCGCCAAGGCCGCGCGCGACTGGCAAGGCTCGCCCGCCCCCGAGTGGGTTCGGGGCGACGCGATGGTGCGCGCGGATGTCGTCGGCGCGGCCGGCGGCGTCGCGGCGATCGTCCACGCCGTGAACCCGCCGGGCTACCGGAACTGGTCGCAGCTGGTGCTGCCGATGATCGACAACACGATCGCCGCCGCCCGGGCGGCGGGCGGCGCCCGCATCGTGCTTCCCGGCACGATCTACAATTACGACGCGGCCTCGACGCCCATCGTGGACGAGCGGACGCCGCAGCAGTCCAAAGGGCGAAAGGGGCGCATCCGCACCGAGATGGAACGGCGCCTCGCCGATGCCGCGCCCGACGTGCCGAGCCTCGTCGTGCGGGCGGGCGACTTCTTCGGCCCCGGCGCCCAGCAGACGTGGTTCGCCCAGGCCCTAGCCAAGCCCCCGCTGGAGCGCATCGTCTCGCCCGGCCGCGCCGGCGTCGGCCATGGCTGGGCCTATCTGCCCGATCTGGCGGAGGCGATGGTGCGGCTGATGGACCTGCCGGCGGGGGCGCTGGCCCCGGCCGAGCGCGTGCAGTTCGGCGGCGTCTGGGATGGCGACGGCAGCGGGATGATCTCGGCGATCCGCCGCGCGGCGGGTCGACCGGACCTTCCCGTCAAGCGGTTTCCCTGGTGGCTGATGCGGCTTCTCGCGCCGTTCGGCGGCTTCCCGCGCGAGGTGGTGGAGGTCAGCGGCTTCTGGCGCCATCCCGTCCGGCTCGACAACGCCCGCCTCGTGACGCTGCTCGGCGAGGAGCCGCACACGCCGCTCGACACGGCGGTCGCGGCTGCCCTTCAGGACATGCGGCCGTGA